Below is a genomic region from Zea mays cultivar B73 chromosome 9, Zm-B73-REFERENCE-NAM-5.0, whole genome shotgun sequence.
GTTTATATAGAGAAATTGAAGACCATAAGTTGGTGTACAAATGTCGTTAAGGGTGATGGATATGATCCTAGACAAAAAGTGGAGAGACTGAAAATGGACTGTTAGGTTACTGGTGACTGAAATTGGTTCAGTTAATTAAAATTGAAATTCAGTAAATGGTGGCCAATttggagctcatttgtgatcaatCCAAGTGGTTTTGGACTAATGTTTCCATAGAAGAGTTGGAGCCCATAGTACAGAGAACAAGGTTTATTAAATAAGTTTGATTTGGGGTTGCACTAAATTTGGAGTAAATTGCGCTCAAACTCTCTCTGTCAGGTGTGAGTTCAGTTTTTGGTTCAGTTAACTGAATCTGAATTTTAGTATTTTCATCCCACTTTGAAGAACTATAACTTTTGATCCATAAAGTTGTGAGCCATACTCCCTGTGTCAAAGTTGAAGAGTGTATATCAGTGAACAAGTTCCTTTAGGGAAGGTTGGCTTGGTACTGCATAAAATGTGGAGTTATAGTTGTTTAAAATTGGGGCTGTCAGACTTGTGATTTTCTGAACTTGATTCAGAAATTGAATCAAGTTCCGCCTATGGATACAACAACACATATCAACCTCAACAACCAACCCATATGTTTGTTCCACCTAGCACCCCTGCCAGCTCTCAGGTATTTGTGATTCAGGAAATCCTTTTTTTAAGCATCATATGTATGTGAACAACCCTATAGGCCAGTTGTGCATTGAGAAGCTTCTCAGTGCTTTGTAGTGTGAGTGCCCAGTTCTTTGCAGCAAGTATTTGGTACACAGGGATTTTTTTAACTTACCTCATGTCTCACTTGCATGTCTTTGTGCCATCAAGACATTGCAAAATAGCAAATATTTGCTTTCCCTTGTTCTGTTGGTGTGTTTGACCAAAAGAAATGTAATGTTGGATACATTATGGTATGTCTTAACATGTAGCCGGTAGCCCCCATGTATTTGAAGTTTTTATTGCTCAAGTATCTGCTACTTTTGAGTTTTGACCAGCAAAATTTTGCCTCATATGAAGTTAATGAGTGTTTTGTGCCTTTTTCCATTTAAAGCAATGCAAAATTATTACACACTGTTTCGTTTGTCATTTTTTGCAGCAACAGCCAGGCCCTTCACCTGTACCAGTGTCTCAGCAAACAGTGAAGGCATTTACTCCTGCGAACCCAGCTGGTCTAAAAAATCCGGGACAATATCAGCAACCTAATACCCTAGGTTCCCAGCTTTACACGGTAGGTATACTGTTTGTATTTTACTAGTATTTCTGTGATATTAGTTACAGACTTGTCTCTCTGGTTTAACAGGGCACTGCAAATCAACAGTATGTCGAATGCAGATGCAAGGCTTCCATCCCTGTGCTCTTAGACTATCTTATCTCACCTTTTCTATTCTAGTTTCAAGGATTTGTTTTGACTCACTTATGATTTCCTATGAGGTCTACCAAATGTCTTAACACTCTTGTTGTCTTTGTAGCTGAGTTGAGACCTGTTATTGGTACACTAGGGTCTATGACTAACTGTACCTTTCCAGGAATGCACAAGGTGAAGTTGCTGAATATCTGGACGTCAGGACGCAGTGGGTACTTGAAGCTGACGTTGCTGAAATCGATGTTGCCACTGACATTCTCCAACGTCAtcccgtcgccgctgctggagtcaATTTTGGACTCCCTGTCCAGAACGCCGAAGATGGAAATAGCAGAGTCCCTTGCTTTGGTCGCATCAGAAGCCAGCGCACTCGCCTGCGGGACTCCAATAGCTGCCAGAACTAACGCGAAAAAACCCTGCAAAAACATCCGGATAGTTAGGCCCAGTTTCAATGAATGGAAAAACATCAGAACTAACCATTAGTTGGATTGTTTGAATGTCTCTAaataattttagcagctaactattagctctaccaCATTTAAACAGGGCATCGGCAAGTGAATGATTTACAAGGTGAATGTTTTACTTCACTGCAGTAACTGGGTATCTTACCTTGAAAACATCTAGAAAGGTAGTTTTCCCCTGGCGCACAAACTGCGCACCGACGTAGAAGCAAAGGCCATACGTGAAGAACAGCATCAAGAACGAGAAGTCGTAACCAAGTCCTCCGACGACTCCGCTTCGGATGCCCTGGTGTTTGATAGAAATCAGTTTGAGAAACAAAATACGACATGACCAAAGCAATGTTTACACCATAGCCTTTGGGAAACAAAACACGACATGACCAATTTCACTACGAGAAATCATAGAGTGGGTGAGCAAGAAAAGTCAAATAAATTGAAGTGATACACATAATTTCATAATCAAGGCCTTCATTGTCATCTGGAGAGTAATCTTTAGAGCTTATGTCAGCAAACTTTATTGCCCCATAGGATTTGTTTCTTTCCCTCAGCATGTTTACCTGCACAGACATGAAATTACATGGAAGTTTAGCTGCAATGGTATCAGTATGATGGTCACCTTTTATTTCAGCCATAAACAACATAAGTTAAGAAAATCCATCCATGCTTGAATAAGTAAAAATAAGTCAAATTGCATGTGCCTTTCATGAGATAGTGATGCACATTAAGCTCTAACATGACTAGCACTAGTGATAGGGTCCTAAAATATACAGGAAAGGTTCATGGTGAAGAACTCCATGGTCGGCACCGAGTGCCACTGAAAATATGGGTTTTCTATATCACAACTGAAGTTCTTTGATATAAAAGGTAAAGTATAGAGCTGGTGAAGATTTCATGGGAAAAGTTAATCAGGAAGTATCTGCTCAGGTATACAAACTAAAAGCTAAAGCATCTTTTAGAACATAAATATCACATGAGTTCAACAAGAATTTATCTACGACATGTGATGATTAATAATCCATGCAATAATTTGTACTTTCCATTTGTCTCAGGCTCATGGTTGTCTACTCTCAATAGTTGATTAGGCATCAAGATCAGCGCTGGAAATGGAACTCAAAGAACTAATAAAAGTGGAATCAACATACCATTACTTAAAATATTCAAGGTAACTGAATGGTGCCTCTAGGATACCAAATAGATGCAAAAGATCTAGTTTCCACAACCGGGTGAGAAGAAAACTAGTGAATGCAGTATGAATTACCCATACTGTCTGCTATACAATCAGCAATGCCATCATTGAGTGACATGTGCCCATTAATTCAACATGCTTACTAATCATTGCCTTATTGGAAAATAAGGCTATCTTCTTCCAGAAGCTGCATCATAGAGTTCTAGCGCAACATACCTCACGCATACAGAGAGCGCAATCACCGTCATAGAGCATCTTGATCCTCCAAGTTTCAGATTTGCTATCGTCCTTCAAGTCCAATGTAGGGGATACTTTAATGTCGGAATGAACTTGGCACCTGAAAGCTGATGTACAATTCG
It encodes:
- the LOC118473272 gene encoding ABC transporter B family member 9-like, translating into MLFFTYGLCFYVGAQFVRQGKTTFLDVFKGFFALVLAAIGVPQASALASDATKARDSAISIFGVLDRESKIDSSSGDGMTLENVSGNIDFSNVSFKYPLRPDVQIFSNFTLCIPGKDSGSHQVTPPPHVDFADRCLNSSGGATNNNPMS